In Lotus japonicus ecotype B-129 chromosome 5, LjGifu_v1.2, one genomic interval encodes:
- the LOC130718521 gene encoding CRIB domain-containing protein RIC6-like — MSGNKVKGLLKGLRYISQIFENDKDQDIQIGYPTDVKHVAHIGWDGPSVNTPSWMNEYKSSPGFASAPLNLNGDAQNKGQDNSVKWISEDSRRSRPRLGQGEGMGRDLPDLPKGSRRQSTGNMTDSPSREKSRQSKKSSHKSSSLNKEPQGEGSPAPDIPKKTRRKKSKENSGSGGGSSKSRSKGAQHQDPSQDYGSASQPVSESRIS, encoded by the exons ATGTCCGGCAACAAGGTGAAGGGCCTTCTTAAAGGCCTAAGATACATATCTCAGATATTTG AAAATGATAAAGACCAAGATATACAAATTGGATACCCTACAGATGTAAAGCATGTGGCCCATATAGGATGGGATGGGCCTTCTGTAAATACTCCCAGCTGG ATGAACGAATATAAAAGTTCTCCAGGATTTGCATCAGCACCCTTAAATCTAAATGGGGATGCTCAAAATAAAGGACAAGATAACTCAGTCAAATGGATCTCCGAAG ATTCAAGGAGAAGTCGTCCAAGGTTAGGTCAAGGTGAGGGTATGGGTAGGGACTTGCCAGATTTGCCAAAAGGATCTAGAAGGCAATCAACAGGTAACATGACAGATTCTCCCTCAAGGGAAAAATCAAGGCAATCAAAAAAATCATCCCACAAATCATCATCACTCAACAAGGAGCCCCAAGGAGAAGGGTCACCAGCACCAGACATTCCCAAGAAAACTCGTAGAAAGAAGTCAAAAGAAAACTCTGGTAGTGGTGGTGGGTCATCCAAGTCAAGATCCAAAGGAGCTCAACACCAAGATCCAAGTCAGGATTATGGATCTGCATCTCAACCTGTATCTGAGTCTAGAATTAGTTAG